A portion of the Rhodococcus pseudokoreensis genome contains these proteins:
- the purM gene encoding phosphoribosylformylglycinamidine cyclo-ligase, whose amino-acid sequence MTEDPTSRPGASYAAAGVDIAAGDRAVELFAPLAKRASRPEVLGGLGGFAGLFSLKGDYKEPLLAASTDGVGTKLAVAQALDKHDTVGLDLVAMVVDDLVVCGAEPLFLQDYIAVGRVVPERVAELVSGIAEGCIQAGCALLGGETAEHPGVMADGDYDLSATGVGVVEADQVLGPDRVRPGDVVIAMGSSGLHSNGYSLARKVLLEIDHMSLTAHVDEFGRTLGEEMLEPTKIYAKDCLALAAETDVRTFCHVTGGGLANNLARVMPKGLVAELDRGTWSPAPIFAMIAQRGRVERAEMEQTFNMGVGMVAIVAPEDVDRALAVLTARHIDCWTLGSIKKSHDVSAERALLAGDHPRF is encoded by the coding sequence ATGACCGAGGATCCGACAAGTCGCCCTGGCGCGTCCTACGCCGCCGCAGGAGTGGACATCGCCGCAGGCGATCGGGCGGTGGAACTCTTCGCTCCCTTGGCCAAGCGCGCCAGCCGTCCCGAGGTTCTCGGTGGTCTCGGTGGATTCGCGGGACTGTTCTCGCTCAAGGGGGACTACAAGGAGCCGCTGCTCGCGGCGTCCACGGACGGTGTGGGCACTAAGCTCGCCGTCGCCCAGGCACTCGACAAGCACGACACCGTGGGCCTCGACCTGGTCGCGATGGTCGTCGACGACCTCGTCGTCTGCGGCGCCGAGCCGCTGTTCCTGCAGGACTACATCGCCGTCGGGCGTGTCGTCCCGGAGCGGGTCGCCGAACTGGTCAGCGGCATCGCCGAAGGCTGCATCCAGGCCGGGTGCGCGCTGCTCGGCGGCGAGACGGCCGAGCACCCCGGTGTGATGGCGGACGGCGACTACGACCTGTCCGCGACCGGTGTCGGTGTGGTCGAGGCCGATCAGGTGCTGGGCCCCGACCGGGTCCGCCCCGGCGACGTCGTGATCGCGATGGGTTCGTCCGGTCTGCATTCCAACGGTTACTCGCTGGCCCGCAAGGTGCTGCTCGAGATCGATCACATGAGCCTGACGGCGCACGTCGACGAATTCGGCCGCACGCTGGGCGAGGAGATGCTCGAGCCCACGAAGATCTACGCCAAGGACTGCCTGGCGCTCGCCGCCGAGACCGACGTGCGCACGTTCTGCCACGTCACCGGCGGTGGACTGGCCAACAACCTCGCGCGGGTCATGCCGAAGGGTCTGGTCGCCGAACTCGATCGCGGCACCTGGAGCCCCGCTCCGATCTTCGCGATGATCGCGCAGCGCGGACGCGTGGAGCGGGCCGAGATGGAGCAGACGTTCAATATGGGCGTCGGCATGGTTGCGATCGTGGCGCCCGAGGACGTCGATCGTGCGCTGGCCGTCCTGACGGCGCGGCACATCGACTGCTGGACGCTGGGCAGCATCAAGAAGTCGCACGACGTGTCCGCCGAGCGCGCACTGCTCGCCGGCGATCACCCGAGGTTCTAA
- the purF gene encoding amidophosphoribosyltransferase: MTRADLSVHSPNLLSSNPSDEDENEPREECGVFGVWAPGEDVAKLTYYGLYALQHRGQEAAGIAVADGSQVLVFKDLGLVSQVFDEQTLAAMPGHVAVGHCRYSTTGSTTWENAQPIFRTTAAGSGIALGHNGNLVNTAELAQRARSAGLVNDKRPGGATSDSDVVGALLAHAATDSTIEQAAMKLLPTLRGAFCLTFMDEHTLYAARDPHGIRPLCLGRLDRGWVVASETAALDIVGASFVRDIEPGELLAIDADGVRSSRFANPEPKGCVFEYVYLARPDSVIGGRSVHSTRVEIGRRLATEHPAEGDLVIPVPESGTPAAVGYAQGSGIPYGQGLMKNAYVGRTFIQPSQTIRQLGIRLKLNPLKEVIRGKRLVVVDDSIVRGNTQRALIRMLREAGALEIHVRIASPPVKWPCFYGIDFASPAELIANGAGGSGEPGSFDEMLEGVRRSIGADTLGYISTDGMIAATEQPASRLCAACFDGTYPIALPTETSIGKNVLEGMLESAAGGPATRENDNANALSRP; this comes from the coding sequence GTGACCAGAGCCGATCTGTCGGTCCACAGTCCTAATCTTCTCTCTTCGAACCCGTCCGACGAGGACGAGAACGAGCCCCGCGAAGAATGCGGAGTCTTCGGCGTCTGGGCGCCGGGAGAGGATGTGGCGAAACTCACCTACTACGGGCTCTATGCTCTGCAGCACCGTGGTCAGGAAGCGGCGGGCATCGCCGTCGCCGACGGTTCGCAGGTGCTGGTCTTCAAGGACCTCGGGTTGGTCAGCCAGGTGTTCGACGAGCAGACCCTGGCAGCGATGCCCGGTCACGTCGCCGTCGGGCACTGTCGCTACTCCACCACGGGCTCGACCACGTGGGAGAACGCGCAGCCGATCTTCCGCACCACCGCCGCGGGCAGCGGCATCGCCCTCGGTCACAACGGCAACCTCGTCAACACGGCGGAACTGGCGCAGCGCGCCCGTTCGGCGGGCCTCGTCAACGACAAGCGTCCCGGCGGTGCCACGTCCGACTCGGACGTCGTCGGCGCCCTCCTCGCGCACGCCGCGACGGACAGCACCATCGAGCAGGCAGCCATGAAGCTGCTGCCGACGCTGCGCGGCGCGTTCTGCCTCACGTTCATGGACGAGCACACGCTCTACGCGGCGCGTGACCCGCACGGCATCCGTCCCCTGTGCCTGGGACGACTGGACCGCGGCTGGGTGGTGGCCAGCGAGACGGCCGCACTCGACATCGTGGGCGCGTCGTTCGTCCGCGACATCGAGCCCGGTGAACTCCTCGCCATCGACGCCGACGGCGTCCGCTCCTCCCGCTTCGCGAACCCCGAGCCCAAGGGCTGCGTGTTCGAGTACGTGTACCTGGCGCGTCCGGACAGCGTCATCGGCGGACGGTCGGTGCATTCCACCCGCGTCGAGATCGGCCGCCGCCTGGCCACCGAGCACCCCGCCGAGGGTGACCTCGTCATCCCGGTCCCCGAATCGGGCACTCCCGCCGCGGTCGGGTACGCGCAGGGGTCGGGCATTCCGTACGGCCAGGGTCTGATGAAGAACGCCTACGTGGGCCGCACCTTCATCCAGCCGTCGCAGACGATCCGTCAGCTCGGTATCCGCCTCAAACTCAATCCGCTCAAGGAAGTCATCCGCGGCAAGCGCCTCGTGGTGGTGGACGACTCGATCGTCCGCGGCAACACCCAGCGCGCGCTCATCCGGATGCTCCGCGAGGCCGGCGCCTTGGAGATCCACGTCCGGATCGCGTCGCCGCCGGTCAAGTGGCCCTGCTTCTACGGCATCGACTTCGCCTCCCCGGCCGAGTTGATCGCCAACGGTGCGGGCGGCAGCGGCGAGCCCGGCAGCTTCGACGAGATGCTCGAAGGGGTGCGCCGCTCCATCGGCGCCGACACTCTCGGCTACATCTCCACCGACGGCATGATCGCGGCCACCGAGCAGCCGGCGTCGCGACTGTGCGCGGCCTGCTTCGACGGCACGTACCCCATCGCGCTCCCCACGGAGACGTCGATCGGAAAGAACGTTCTCGAGGGAATGCTCGAGAGCGCGGCAGGCGGTCCCGCGACGCGGGAGAACGACAACGCGAACGCCCTCAGTCGGCCGTAG
- a CDS encoding sterol carrier family protein, with the protein MPSRRAVDPAELRAAVLEVGPWLRGDTEEKPSRTQLAAAVRLSARTLEQVAPGSSVEVRVPPFVAVQCIEGPRHTRGTPPNVVETDPRTWLLLVTGLLEFDGATSGGGVSVSGSRAGEIAHWLPLLRV; encoded by the coding sequence ATGCCGTCGCGTCGAGCCGTAGATCCCGCCGAACTGAGGGCCGCCGTACTCGAGGTCGGCCCGTGGCTGCGCGGCGACACCGAGGAGAAGCCGTCCCGCACCCAGCTGGCGGCAGCGGTGCGACTCAGCGCGCGGACGCTCGAGCAGGTGGCACCCGGTTCGAGCGTGGAGGTGCGGGTTCCCCCGTTCGTCGCGGTCCAGTGCATCGAGGGTCCCCGGCACACCCGCGGCACCCCGCCGAACGTCGTGGAGACCGATCCGCGGACGTGGCTGCTGCTGGTGACGGGACTGCTGGAGTTCGACGGCGCGACCTCCGGCGGCGGGGTGTCGGTGTCGGGGAGCCGCGCCGGGGAGATCGCGCACTGGCTGCCGCTGCTGCGCGTGTAG
- a CDS encoding CPBP family intramembrane glutamic endopeptidase: protein MSRLASVAGAAAAVLWNNVVLPGSGLGPYGRAVAGGALGLSVVGAARAAGYGVDELGLSGSAVRSGLRSGAVVSVVPLAGYAVALSVPAARRRIPAGDSVTDVAGWVGFRIPVGTVVHEELLFRSVLSAMLRRGWTPATAYALHAVTFGLWHVRAARVAGDPIAASVLLTGSSALLFEWLRRRSGSVVAPALLHLSVNVGGVVAAEVARARTVD, encoded by the coding sequence GTGAGCAGGCTCGCGTCCGTGGCCGGTGCGGCGGCGGCCGTGCTGTGGAACAACGTGGTGCTGCCCGGTTCGGGGCTCGGCCCGTACGGGCGGGCCGTCGCGGGCGGCGCGCTCGGACTGTCGGTCGTGGGAGCTGCGCGGGCCGCGGGGTACGGCGTCGACGAACTCGGGCTGTCCGGGTCGGCAGTGCGGTCCGGGCTGCGGTCCGGCGCCGTCGTGTCGGTGGTCCCGCTCGCCGGATACGCGGTCGCGCTGAGCGTGCCCGCCGCACGCAGGCGGATTCCAGCAGGCGACAGCGTCACCGATGTCGCCGGCTGGGTGGGGTTCCGGATCCCGGTGGGGACCGTCGTGCACGAGGAACTGCTGTTCCGCAGCGTCCTGTCCGCCATGCTGCGCCGGGGCTGGACGCCTGCCACCGCATACGCCCTGCACGCCGTGACGTTCGGGTTGTGGCACGTGCGCGCCGCCCGGGTCGCCGGTGACCCGATCGCCGCGAGCGTGCTGCTCACCGGTTCCTCCGCGCTGCTGTTCGAGTGGTTGCGACGGCGCAGCGGCAGCGTCGTAGCTCCTGCACTGCTGCATCTTTCGGTCAACGTCGGCGGGGTGGTGGCCGCCGAGGTCGCGCGGGCCCGCACAGTAGATTGA
- a CDS encoding alpha/beta hydrolase: MVESGALERVDRGPRELSRLVDPALLHGPRLDRTWRFLRLDFTGIAFATLFFCWSLTPSLLPRDWLFQGLIGGINAAIGYAVGTAIGWLVRRYVLKNRSWWPLPEPWSTGLRVLVTVTCVSVSLVMLAYSAAWQRELAALMGAEGTTTTGYIRTGGLSLLVGAAIISAWRLARELVRWIAGRLIRRWHLAIPTATTVGILIVTVLFFLLVDGVLMRGIYAATNAAFSLQNSTTRDGVEQPLDPEKSGSPESLAPWDTLGYEGRNFVSRGLDADELTAANGIPAKDPIRVYAGLETAEDPDERMDIVIDELERTGAFSRKVLVVIPTTGTGWVNPTAAQAIELVHNGDTALVAGQYSFLPSWISFLADREKAAEAGKLLIDRVHERWLQEPEATRPKLLVYGESLGTQAGEGAFDTLSDIRQTVDGVLWVGPPNSNRLWGQLVQRRDPGTPEVDPEYAAGLVVRFADDSADMVEDPGEWLSPRILYVQHPSDPVVWWSPDLAFTRPDWLKEPPGDDRSPSMKWFPFVTFWQVSADLTNAAGVPDGHGHNYGTLVLDGWITVAQPEGWTPADTERVRSTLESLAGSEGPEK; encoded by the coding sequence TCTCGCGGCTAGTCGATCCTGCACTCCTCCACGGTCCCCGACTCGATCGGACCTGGCGTTTCCTTCGCCTCGACTTCACCGGCATCGCGTTCGCGACGCTGTTCTTCTGCTGGTCGCTGACGCCGTCGCTGCTGCCCCGCGACTGGCTGTTCCAGGGGCTGATCGGCGGCATCAATGCCGCGATCGGTTACGCGGTGGGCACGGCGATCGGCTGGCTGGTCCGCCGCTACGTCCTGAAGAATCGGTCGTGGTGGCCGCTGCCGGAGCCGTGGTCCACGGGCCTGCGCGTACTCGTGACGGTGACGTGCGTGTCGGTGAGTCTCGTGATGCTCGCGTACTCCGCGGCGTGGCAGCGTGAACTCGCCGCGCTGATGGGGGCGGAGGGCACCACCACCACGGGCTACATCCGCACCGGTGGCCTGAGCCTGCTCGTGGGTGCGGCGATCATCTCGGCGTGGCGGCTGGCGCGTGAACTGGTGCGGTGGATCGCGGGACGACTCATCCGGCGGTGGCACCTCGCGATCCCGACGGCCACCACCGTCGGCATCCTCATCGTGACGGTGCTGTTCTTCCTGCTCGTCGACGGTGTCCTGATGCGCGGCATCTACGCGGCCACGAACGCGGCGTTCAGCCTGCAGAATTCGACCACTCGCGACGGCGTCGAGCAGCCGCTCGACCCGGAGAAGTCCGGGAGCCCGGAGTCGCTGGCGCCCTGGGACACCCTCGGGTACGAGGGCCGGAACTTCGTGTCCCGCGGCCTCGATGCCGACGAACTCACGGCAGCCAACGGCATCCCGGCCAAGGATCCGATCCGGGTCTACGCCGGACTCGAGACCGCCGAGGACCCCGACGAACGCATGGACATCGTCATCGACGAACTCGAGCGGACCGGCGCGTTCTCCCGCAAGGTCCTCGTCGTCATCCCCACCACCGGCACGGGCTGGGTCAATCCCACTGCGGCGCAGGCGATCGAGTTGGTCCACAACGGCGACACGGCGCTCGTCGCCGGCCAGTACTCGTTCCTGCCGAGTTGGATCTCGTTCCTCGCCGACCGGGAGAAGGCCGCCGAGGCGGGAAAGCTGCTGATCGACCGGGTGCACGAACGGTGGTTGCAGGAACCCGAGGCGACCCGACCCAAGCTGCTCGTCTACGGCGAAAGTCTCGGCACCCAGGCCGGGGAGGGCGCCTTCGACACACTGAGCGACATCCGGCAGACCGTCGACGGCGTGCTGTGGGTCGGGCCGCCCAACTCGAACCGGCTGTGGGGTCAGCTGGTTCAGCGCCGCGACCCGGGCACTCCCGAGGTCGACCCCGAGTACGCGGCGGGCCTGGTGGTGCGGTTCGCCGACGACTCCGCCGACATGGTCGAAGACCCGGGGGAGTGGTTGTCGCCGCGCATCCTGTACGTCCAGCACCCGTCCGATCCCGTCGTGTGGTGGTCGCCCGACCTCGCGTTCACCCGGCCCGACTGGTTGAAGGAACCGCCGGGTGACGATCGTTCGCCGTCGATGAAATGGTTTCCGTTCGTGACGTTCTGGCAGGTGTCCGCCGACCTCACCAATGCCGCCGGGGTGCCGGACGGGCACGGCCACAATTACGGGACCCTCGTCCTCGACGGCTGGATCACCGTCGCGCAGCCCGAGGGGTGGACGCCCGCCGACACCGAACGCGTCCGGTCCACCCTCGAATCCCTGGCAGGGTCGGAGGGTCCGGAGAAGTGA